One Chloroflexaceae bacterium DNA window includes the following coding sequences:
- the aroQ gene encoding type II 3-dehydroquinate dehydratase → MPDAIAVIHGPNLNMLGQREPDIYGRTTLAEIDAALSARAASAGLRLISVQSNHEGVLIDFLQREAWNAAGVIINPGALTHYGLALRDALAALSAPIIEVHLSNVYRREPFRHTSVVAPVATGQITGLGWRGYLLALEWLIAEREDRKKPDSPVS, encoded by the coding sequence ATGCCCGACGCCATCGCCGTGATCCACGGCCCCAATCTCAACATGCTCGGCCAGCGCGAACCGGACATTTACGGGCGCACCACCCTGGCCGAAATTGACGCCGCCCTGAGCGCCCGCGCGGCCAGCGCCGGCCTGCGCCTGATCAGCGTGCAGTCGAACCACGAGGGAGTCTTGATTGACTTCTTGCAGCGGGAGGCATGGAACGCCGCCGGGGTGATCATCAACCCCGGGGCGCTGACCCACTACGGGCTGGCCCTGCGTGACGCCCTGGCCGCGCTCAGCGCGCCGATCATCGAGGTCCATCTCTCCAACGTCTACCGGCGCGAGCCGTTTCGCCACACCTCGGTGGTCGCTCCGGTCGCCACAGGGCAGATCACCGGCCTGGGGTGGCGCGGCTACCTGCTGGCGCTCGAGTGGCTGATCGCTGAACGGGAGGATCGCAAGAAGCCGGACTCTCCGGTTTCGTAG